The region CGCCATGGTGGACGGCACCACCCGCGTCGGTGCCCTCACCCGCGTCGTCCTGCCCCTCTCGACGCCCGGCGTCGTCACCGCCGCGCTGCTGGTGTTCGTGAACTCCTGGAACGAATTCCTGCTCGCCCTGAGCTTCAACACCAAACTCTCCATGCGCACCGTGTCCGTCGGCGTGACCCTCTACCAGGGCGAATTCGCGTTCCCCTGGCCGCTGATCGCCGCCGCCGTCGTCGTCGCCACCGTGCCCCTCGTGCTGCTGATCGCCATCTTCCAGCGCCGCTTCGTCGCGGGCCTCACCGCCGGCGGCGTCAAAGCGTAGACGGGTGATGGTTCATGGTCGATGGACCCACCCCACTCCCCACTGCCCACAACCCACTGCCCTCCCCTTCAGGTGACCTATGACCAATCCTTCCCAGTCCGAATTTCTGTGGTTTCTTCAGCTGTCGCGTGACGGCGAGTTCATCGGCACGAAGGAGAAACCGCCGCGGAAGCCGACCCTGGCGTACCTGCAGTCGTTGATCAGCACGGCGGGCGAGGCGGGGTTCGAGGGGCTGCTGACCGCCACGAACTATCACAGTGAGCACGAGAACTACACGGCGGCGGTGGCGGCCCTGGCGCGCAGCGCGCCGACCGATCCGGCGCTGCTGATCGCGGTGCGGCCCGGGATGTTCCACCCGGCGATGTACGCGAAGATGCTCGCGACGCTGCAGAACCTCTTCCCGGGGCGGGTGCGGGTGAACATCGTGACCGGCAGCAGTCCCGCCGAGAATGCCATGTACGGCGACCGGGAGGATCACGGCAGGCGCTACGAGCGCACGCGGGAGTTCATGCAGATCCTGCGGCAGCTGTGGACGGCGCCGCCGCCGCAGTCGTTCCGCAGTGACCTGTACGCCTTCGAGAATGCCGTGCTGGACCCGGCGCCCGTGCAGCCGATTCCGCTGTACTTCGGGGGGGCGTCGCCGGTGGCGCAGGGGATCGCGGCGGATCTGGCGGACGTGTACCTGATGTGGGGTGAGCGCGAGGACATGCTTCAGGAGCGCCTGAGCCAGATGCGGGCGCTGGAGGCGCAGACGGGCCGCCCGCTGCGCTACGGGCTGCGCACACACGTGATCGTCCGCGAGACGGAAGCCGAGGCCCGCGAGGCCGCCGAGCGGCTGATCAGCCGCGTGGACCCGGACGTGCGGGCGGCGTTCGTGGCGAGTCACGCACACGTGGACGGCGTGGGCCAGAAACGCCAGATCGACATGATCAAGGGCCTGGACGCGGACCTGATGGTCGAACCCGGCCTGTGGGCGGGCGTGGGCATGGCCCGCAGCGGCGTGGGCGTCGCCATCGTCGGCGATCCGCAGCAGGTGGCCGCGAAGATCCGCCGCTACGAGGACATGGGCTTCAGCTCGTTCATCTTCAGCGGCTACCCGCACCTGGAGGAAGCGCGCCGTTTCGGGGAGCTGGTCATGCCGCTCCTGAAGGGTGGCGCGCGCGAGGAACGCGCGATTCACACGGACAAGGTCGCGCCGGTCGCCTGACCTGCCCTGCTCCTCCCCCCTTGTGGGGGAGGTCGGGTGGGGGGTGGCGGGCCGCGCCCGCTGGGTTCAGCTGGCGCGCAGGATGATGTGTTCGAGGCGTTCGGCGACGTTCACGAGATGATCGCCGAGGCGTTCGAGGTTGCGGGCCATGCGGCCGGCGGTGAGGGCGACGTCGGTGTCCTCGGGCCGTTCGAGCAGGCGGGTGAGGCTGGCGCGCTGCATCTGTTCGTACAGCGCGTCCACCTGTTCGAAGTCGAGGCGCATGACGTCCCGGGCGGCGGGCAGGTCGCGTTCCGCGAAGGCGTACGAGAGCCGTTCGAGCATCTGCGTCAGGAGCCGCACGAGGGGCAGGGCGTCCTGGAGGGTGGCGCTGCGGGTGCGGGGCGCGATGGTCTCCAGGTCGCGGGCGACGTTGAAGGCGTAGTCGCCCACGCGTTCGAGGTTCGTCAGACTGCGGAAGACCATCAGGTGGAATGCGAGGTCGTCCTCGGTCAGCGGGGTGCTGAAGGCCTGGAGGCACAGGTCTTCCAGTTCGCGTTCCAGGGCGTCGGTCTCGGCTTCGAGGCGTTCGGCGCGGGCGGTGAGCCCGGCGAATTCGGCGCGTTCGTTCGCGTCCCGGACAGCGTCGAGCTGCTCGAGGGTGATGCTGAGCATCCGCAGGAAGCGCGCGGTGATGGTGGCCACCGGGCCGGTCGCGGGTGCGCTGGTCGGGTGGGGGGTGGGGAGTGCGCCGCCGTCCATGCCGCCCAGTATCCTGCCGCGTTGTGATGAGGTGGTCAAGGCGGGCGTGACGGGGCGTTCACCGATGCGGACCTCCCCTGATGGCGGGGGTGGAGGGGCGGGTGCTCAGCGGTGGGCGCGGACGGGTCCCAGGGGCGTGAACCCGGCGTGGGTCAGCGCGGCGCGCAGGTCGTCCGGGGTGGCGGCGTGGTGGGGGCGGGCCTGGATGGTCAGGTCGCCCAGGCTGGCGACGGGCCAGCTCTGCACCGTCCAGCCGTCGAGCTGCGGGGCGCGTCCACTGGGAGCGATGACTTCCAGGCTGTACAGGGGCAGGCTGTACAGGGGCGCGGTGGGGTCAGCCTGCCGGGCGAGGGGCTGGAGGTCGGGCGTGAGGGGGAAGCGGGCCGTGGGGCGCAGGGTGGCAGTCATGGGGGGGACCTCGTCGGGGGCGCGGCCGGGGTGGCCGGTGATGCCTCCAGCGTGCGCCTGTGCAGGGGGACTTGACCATCGGGGGGGACACTGCCGCTGCGCCCTTGCATCGGTTTTCCCGATGCCTGCCGGGGTGGGCGCGGCCTACACTGGGGGTATGACCTCCGCGCGCCCCACCTCAGTCGGTCTGCCGTCCCTGGCGCAGCTGCGCGCCCTGCTGGCGGTGGCGGACGCCGGGGGCTTCAGCGAGGCGGCGGCGGAACTGGGCGTGTCGCAGTCCACCCTCAGCGAGGCGATCAGCAAACTGGAGGCGCTGGCGGGGCGGCCCCTGCTGCGCCGGGGACGCACCGGCACGGTCCCCACCCCGGCGGGCGAGCGGATGCTGGTCCACGCGCGCGCGGCGGTGCAGGCGGCAGGCGACGCGCTGCTGGCCGCGCAGGAGGACACGCAGCTGCGCGGCGTGCTGCGGGTGGCGTCGTTCCGCTCGACCGCCACGCACCTGCTGCCGCCCGCGCTGGCGGCGTTCCGGGCGCAGCATCCGGGCGTGACGGTGCGCCTGCTGGACGGTGAGACGGGGAGCGGCGGTCAGGAACTCGTGCGGCGCGGTCAGGCGG is a window of Deinococcus grandis DNA encoding:
- a CDS encoding LLM class flavin-dependent oxidoreductase; its protein translation is MTNPSQSEFLWFLQLSRDGEFIGTKEKPPRKPTLAYLQSLISTAGEAGFEGLLTATNYHSEHENYTAAVAALARSAPTDPALLIAVRPGMFHPAMYAKMLATLQNLFPGRVRVNIVTGSSPAENAMYGDREDHGRRYERTREFMQILRQLWTAPPPQSFRSDLYAFENAVLDPAPVQPIPLYFGGASPVAQGIAADLADVYLMWGEREDMLQERLSQMRALEAQTGRPLRYGLRTHVIVRETEAEAREAAERLISRVDPDVRAAFVASHAHVDGVGQKRQIDMIKGLDADLMVEPGLWAGVGMARSGVGVAIVGDPQQVAAKIRRYEDMGFSSFIFSGYPHLEEARRFGELVMPLLKGGAREERAIHTDKVAPVA
- a CDS encoding phosphate signaling complex PhoU family protein, which translates into the protein MLSITLEQLDAVRDANERAEFAGLTARAERLEAETDALERELEDLCLQAFSTPLTEDDLAFHLMVFRSLTNLERVGDYAFNVARDLETIAPRTRSATLQDALPLVRLLTQMLERLSYAFAERDLPAARDVMRLDFEQVDALYEQMQRASLTRLLERPEDTDVALTAGRMARNLERLGDHLVNVAERLEHIILRAS